GTAAGGATAACGGTAAGCTCTTAAAAACAGGGAATTCAACTCTTCCACATGGACCCCAAAAAAACCTCCTTGCGATTTAGCGAATAAAACTTTTGAAATCTTCTTTGTCCTCGCTATTAACATTTGTTTCTTTGAAGGAGATTTCGCGATCATCCATGAAATTCTTTACAACCTTACACTTGATACATCCAGGTACACTATAAATCACGTTCATGTCTCGTCCAACCTCCTATAACTCCATTAATGATTTATCTTTTCTCCCGATAACGCATCCTAGTATAATCCAGGGCACCGACGAACGTAGATAAGCGAAATGTTTTAAACCACTTCTTCTAAGGATTTTCCACCAGTACGTTCTCCCCAGATCAGGACAACGAGAGCAGAGAATAAATACAGCCCTGCAATCCCCATAAATAATCCTCTGAAGCCAAAGCTCACCATAACGACAGGAATGAAAAGTTGCGCTGCTGACACTCCAAGACGTTGAGCTGCATTGACGAAGCCAACCGATGTATTGCGCATTTTAGTTGGATAGTGTTCGGGAAGATAAGCCATTGCAATAAATCCTACGCCCATGGCGAACGCATTGAGCAGAAAAGCAACGATCATAATTGTAACGTAATGGTTCCCCAAGGTCGCAAAAATTACAGTTAAAGCCATCCAACATAGAGTTCCGATACCATATGGGATCTTTCGACCCCCTTTATCAGATACGAAGGAGGAAAGGAACAGACCGACAGGACCACCAAGCATAAAGGCAGTACCGATCGTCAAGCTTTGTTCTAGGGTAAACCCGTTCCCATTGAGCAAGGTTGGCATCCAACCGGATGTCGTAAAGTTACCTATATTCATAGGAATACCAATTAAGAGTAAAACGATCGTGCGTTTAAGATACTTTCCTGAGAACATCCCAACAAATTGTTCCCGAACACTTTCTTTCTTCGAAACATTCTTAGCGGCTTCACTTAGATCTACTGCAACTCCGCTAAGTTCTTCAACAACTTTTTCAGCCTCGGCCACTCTTCCTTTAGCAACGAGCCAACGAGGTGATTCTATAAGGTATTTAAGCCCTAAAAAGAAGCCAATAAAACCAATGCCCCCAATATAGAAGATGATCCGCCAAGCTTCTGGGCCCATAGGAATAATGGCTCTTGCGATAAATCCAATGACAGGCATAGCGCAGAAACCGCCGGCAGCCGTAATACTTTGCCATTTTCCTCGACTTTCTCCCGGTGTCATTTCAGCGATATAGGCAACCGATACAACCATCATGCAAAATATTCCAAAACCAGTCAGTGCTCTTGTAATCATAAAGACCGTTAAATTATTTGTGAACCCATTAAGAACTGACATCGATGAGAATATGAGAATCGCTCCAAGGAACGTTTTACGGCGCCCGATAATATCTGAGATGATTCCACCTGAGATCCCCCCAAGAGTCATACCGAAAAAATATAATGAAGTGATTTGCGCAATTTGCGATTTCTGAATACCCCAAGACTTGATTAACGCAGGGGCAATGAAAGAAAAGTTATTATTATCTAGCTGCTCAAAGAAGTAAGCGAGAACAATAATAGCGTATAAGAAAATTTGTTTCTTGGTTACGGGTAGTCCATCAAAATAGTTGTTGACTAATTTCATTTTATTCTCAGTTTTCGTGGGTCCTGTACTGGAGGTGGAGGGATTAGCAATTGGCATGCTCATCTTTTTTCTTCCCTTCTCTTCAATTATTAAAGACAATCGGACCTTTTTAGATACACCCCTACTTTCTTAATGGTTCGATGGTGAACGTTATTTCAAGCACAAATGTGGAAGCATAATCCGAAGGCACCTACTTCTATAAGTGGGAGTTTCACTTATAGAAGTAGGTGGGTAGGGGCCCCCACCTACGTCACAATGTACCCTTTAGCTGGACGAGTTTACGAAGCCTGGTGAAACACAGGGACGGTTCTCCTGCTTCCGTGTTTTTTACTAACTATTTTTTCATGAAACCAACAGAACTAAGGTAACTCATCCGGCTAAAGCCGGACATCGAGACTTCGGTAGGGGATTACCACTTATAGAAGTGGAAGTCTTAGAACTAAATCAACTTTTGGAGGAGAGGAGAAAGGAAAAACTCCCCCTCACTACTGTTAAGCTTACTTATCTAATTCCTCATCGGCTGCTACACACAGTGCACCGTCTCCTTGGAACGGCCAAACTCCATCTACAACGGTCTCTTTTTTACGTGAGTTTGAAGCACCAGGCATACGGAATGTCGTCACATCGACGGGTTTAATAGCGACTTCTTGAGAGCGTTCTGCCTGTGGAGCCCACTCATAGGGTACACGGTAGGCCCGATAAACCATGTTTAGCTTCATTTTTTCTCCCCAATATGGGCTAATATATTCCCAAACAAGTTCATGCTCTTGTGTTACCTCAATAAGCCGACCACCTGAACCCTCCGTGATGAGCGTATTGCCATTTGGTAATCTCTGAGCGGCACTGATAAAAGGACTGTAAAAACGGCTGGCGTCGACAGGCATTATAAAGCCTGCTTCTATTGGTGTGTACTGCCAAACAATTTCTAAGGTAACCGGATCAAATTCTAATACCCTTGTGTAATCTCGAAGAGCGTTTTTAGCGCCAGTAGGTGAGCCAGGATTTGGTGCTCCGTAACCAGCCCATCCGCCATTATCAAAGACTAAGATATTTCCTTCGCCAGGCAATCCACGTGGAATCATGTGAGCATGGTGTTGTCCGATGATCCATCCGAGTTTTTTGAGTTCTGGGCTAGCATTGTAATCAGGGCCTACTTTCCAGACGATTTTACCTGTCTTTTTCTCAATGATTGCAATAATATTTGATTCCCTGGCATCCCAGATAATGTTGTCCGGGTGAAAGCGTTCATCCCCAGCATCATACCACTTATTAGGCCCGAGGACTGACATGGAGTTGATATGCATCCAGTCACCCATGCCCCCTCCGGCTGACCGCATATTAGGATCTCGGAACAAAATGTTTTTGGCTTCTTCGCTGAAACCGTATTCATCAAAGTGCTCATTACAGTTCCATTCCCAGACGATTTCTCCATTCCATGTCACTTCAATAATGACGTCATCAAGAAGGACCTTATCTGCAATTTTAGGGTTCTTAACATTTCTATGACAGAGAATCAAAGTATTCCCCTTATCAACCTGTGGTTCCATGTCCGGTACATAATATCCCACGGGATTGCCTGCCCGCTGATAGTCATGGTGCTGCCTAGCCATCCATTGTGGTTCCTGGCCTGGGTCCTCAATATATTCGTGTTGGTTAAACTTCCAAACGACATTGCCATCCCAATCCACTTGAACCAAATCAATTTGATCTTGCATGCCAAAGGCATTGCTTCTTTCCCCAGTGTGTCCTAATACATAACCACCAGGCAGTAGCTTATTAGGAAAACCATGCAAACCCTTCCATAGGTTAACCTCGGCCCCATTCATGTCGATCAAAAGTGCTCCAAGTTCTCGAGCTGGGAAAATAGTATAGCCGCTCCAACATTTCTCTGGGTTGTAAACTGTAACGCCTGTTGGATAAATACTTGGGTAACTCATGGTAATCCCCTCTTTACTTTTATTTCACGTAGTGACTTATGGCTACGCAACATACAATAGATTCCTAGTTCGATCAAACCTTTTCTAACTCAGTCAACACCTGACAGGCTCTCGCTGCCGTCCTGTAGGGAAAGAGCGAAGTAAGAGGCTCTATCGATTTTAACCGCTCGTCTTTGGACTCTGCTGGCTTAAACAGTCGAATTAGATACGGATTCTTCTTGCTTCCTGTCCCCTCTTCAATGAACTTAGCAGTTTCGGCAATTTCCCCAGGGGTTAGGTAACTGATCTCTGGCATATCCCCTTCTTGGCGAATGACCGGAACAACCGTTGTCTGATATTGATAGCTTGGAAACTGGGCTACTAAGGCAATACTTTTTTGGATATCGCTCACATCTACTGGTTTTCCAACAATCTTACTGTAAATCGTCGCTGGTCCCACAACATTCATGATTACCCTATCTGCCAGCCCCTCTACAAAGATCTGGTTGAGAACATGACTGTTCCTGCCACTCGTCTCAACCTGCAATTTCATCGCATTCCCTTTCAGATACCTCAACACTTCAAGAAACTCTTCGGCATATTCAAGATTACCGGAGCAAGGGTGGATCCCGTCTACCCATTCCTTGTGAAGAGTCCCGACACAAAAGAATCCGTCTAACTTTTTCCCAGCACTGAGATATGCAATCGTGGCACCAATCCCCTGGCGAATTTCCTCCCCATCCGTAAGAACTGGGAATTCCACTCCATCTTGCCCACGGGTGATAAAACAGCGATTAGCGGAGTAAAACTTCTTGAATTCGTCCTTTCCTTCCGCCTTCATATCCTTTTCTTCGAAGGCAATACCATTTTTAGCCATGAAAGCTTTTACAATCTTACAACGGGTACATCCCGTAGCGGTAAAGAGTACGTAACTCATAAATCCCCCTCCTCTTCAGTAAACAATCTTTCACTGCTAAACCTAAATCTTAAAGATGAATCGCGTGACCGTCCAAGGAGTGTGCACCCTCAAGAATAGCCTCACTCATGGTTGGATGAGCGTAAACACCCCCAGCCATTTGCGCAACAGTGGCACCGAGGGCCATCAAGCTTGTCGGTCCAGCAATCATTTCCGGGACATTGCTTCCAACCATATGAACCCCTAGGACTTTTTTGGTGTTTTTATCGGCCACTAGCTTGACAAAGCCGAGATTTTCATTCAAAGCAACTGCTTTTCCATTTGGAGCAAAAGGACTCTTCACGGTCATTACCTCATAGCCACGTTCCAACGCTTGCTTTTCTGTCAACCCAACCGAGGCCACTTCTATCTCCCCAAAAACACAGCTTGGGATATTCTCATAAACCAGCTCTTCTGTTGGGTTTCCGGCTATGGCCTCAGCCGCAATAACCCCCTGGGCCGAAGCGACGTGAGCCAATCCCAGCTTGCCTGTTATATCCCCAATCGCATAAATGTTGGGGATATTTGTGCGCATCGCTTGATCGACTTCAATGTATCGTCGATTCATCACAACCCCGAGGTCCTCGAGTCCCAAATCGCCGGTGCTAGGAGAAAAGCCAGTACAAATCAATGCCTTTTCAGCCTTGATGACTTCTTTTGCATCCCCAGCGGCAATGGTTACTTCCACACCGTCAGAGGTCTTTTGAATACCCTCAACCCGAACGTCATTTCTAATGGTGATCCCGTTTTTCTCAAACTGCGCCTTGACCTCTAGGGATACTTCACTATCCTCCGTCGGCAGCACATTCGGCATCATTTCCAAGACAGTCACCTTCGCTCCATAGCGGTTCCAAACCGTGGCAAATTCCATTCCGATCGGACCAGCTCCCACAATAACGATCGAAGAAGGCAACTCCTTCATGTCTAAAGCTTCACGAGACGTGATAACGTTATCTCCATCGATTCCAAACATCGGAATCTGAGTAGGCTTTGAACCTGTAGCCAAAATAATGTTTTTACCGACCATTTTTTCGCCAGTTGATAGTTCAACTTCTGTCGCGCTGATCAGGCGTCCCTCTCCTCGAATTATTGACACGTTTCTATTTTTGAGTAGGGCCTCCACCCGTTTACCCTGACGCTTGGCGACTTGGCGGCTTCTATTATAGGCAGAGGTGTAGTTTACCGTAAGATTTTCATATTTAAAGCCAAAGGTTCTCCCCTGCGATAATAAGTGGACAATCTCAGCATTTCGAAGCAAGGCCTTGGTAGGAATACACCCCCAGTTGACACACGTTCCGCCTAATTGCTCTTTTTCAACTAATGCTGTCGTGAGTCCTAGCTGACTTGCCCGAGCTGCGGCCACATAACCGCCTGGTCCTCCTCCAATGACAATCAAATCATACTCATGCATTTCCAAAAACGCTCCTTATTTCCAGTCTTAAATCACCTTAAATGCCTATGGTTTTATGACTCTTTGAGTAGACTGATGTAGCCATCTTTAGACAACAGATCACTGAGCTCGCTTAGATTCTTAGGTTTGATCATAATCATCCACCCATCATCATATGGATTGGAATTTACAAGTTCTGGTGAATCATCTACTTCATTGTTGACCGATTTGATTTCACCACTTAAAGGAATATAAAGTGAGGAAACCGACTTAGCCGATTCCGCTTGTCCAAATACCTCCCCTTTGTTGAAGGCCTCTCCAGCCTGAGGAAGTTCAACGAAGATAAGATCTCCCAACTGACTCTGAGCAAAATCCGTAATTCCTACTCTGATAATGTCACCCTCTACTTTCGCCCAAGTGTGTTCCTTGTAATATTGGATATCGTCGGAAAAAGTAAGTTCGTCTAACCCTTTTTTATCAATAGACATTATTACCATCCCTTCTACAGTATTTAGATTAATTTTCGAAAAAGTACTATGTCATTAGGTTCTTGATGTGTATAATTAGCTATATCTTTAGAAAAGTATAACTTTAGACTAAACATTAATAGAGGAAGGCACAACTATGCGTATAGAGCATCTATATTATTTAATCGATATAGCAAAAACAAAATCTATTACACTTTCTGCTGAGCATCTTTTCATTTCACAACAAGGATTAAGTCAGGCTATCCACAAATTGGAAACCGACTTGGATGTTTCTTTGTTTCAGCGTTGTCGTCAGGGAGTATCTCTAACCGATGCTGGAAATATCGCCGTAGAAAAGGCCAAGGAGATGATTCTTAAGTACGAGGAGTTACTCCATAGTATGGAACCCTATTCCGAAACCAAAAGCTTAGAGATAACCGAGAAGTTGTTTATCAGCGCTACTCCCTTCATAAGCAATTTCTTACCCCATGTCTTAGATTTATTTCGGAAAAAGTATCCTGCCGTCAATCTACACATTGAAGAACAAAAACCTAATGAAATCGTTACGAGGCTTAATGAAGGGTGTATTGAAATAGGACTCGTCACTTTACCAGAATATTACGATTACCAACACCTTGAAAATAATAGCATTCTCTTTGAAAAAGTACATGACTATACACTTTTGGCTTGTGTCGCTAAATCATCACCCTTAGCTAAGAAGAAGCTTTTTTCAATATTTGAGATAAAGAAACAACCGGTAGTGGTTTATAACCATGAACCCTATTTAGAAATCTTAACTCATATGTTTGGCGATTTGAGCCAACTAAATATCATTGTTAAA
The sequence above is a segment of the Desulfosporosinus sp. Sb-LF genome. Coding sequences within it:
- a CDS encoding glutaredoxin domain-containing protein gives rise to the protein MNVIYSVPGCIKCKVVKNFMDDREISFKETNVNSEDKEDFKSFIR
- a CDS encoding MFS transporter, which gives rise to MSMPIANPSTSSTGPTKTENKMKLVNNYFDGLPVTKKQIFLYAIIVLAYFFEQLDNNNFSFIAPALIKSWGIQKSQIAQITSLYFFGMTLGGISGGIISDIIGRRKTFLGAILIFSSMSVLNGFTNNLTVFMITRALTGFGIFCMMVVSVAYIAEMTPGESRGKWQSITAAGGFCAMPVIGFIARAIIPMGPEAWRIIFYIGGIGFIGFFLGLKYLIESPRWLVAKGRVAEAEKVVEELSGVAVDLSEAAKNVSKKESVREQFVGMFSGKYLKRTIVLLLIGIPMNIGNFTTSGWMPTLLNGNGFTLEQSLTIGTAFMLGGPVGLFLSSFVSDKGGRKIPYGIGTLCWMALTVIFATLGNHYVTIMIVAFLLNAFAMGVGFIAMAYLPEHYPTKMRNTSVGFVNAAQRLGVSAAQLFIPVVMVSFGFRGLFMGIAGLYLFSALVVLIWGERTGGKSLEEVV
- a CDS encoding aryl-sulfate sulfotransferase, which produces MSYPSIYPTGVTVYNPEKCWSGYTIFPARELGALLIDMNGAEVNLWKGLHGFPNKLLPGGYVLGHTGERSNAFGMQDQIDLVQVDWDGNVVWKFNQHEYIEDPGQEPQWMARQHHDYQRAGNPVGYYVPDMEPQVDKGNTLILCHRNVKNPKIADKVLLDDVIIEVTWNGEIVWEWNCNEHFDEYGFSEEAKNILFRDPNMRSAGGGMGDWMHINSMSVLGPNKWYDAGDERFHPDNIIWDARESNIIAIIEKKTGKIVWKVGPDYNASPELKKLGWIIGQHHAHMIPRGLPGEGNILVFDNGGWAGYGAPNPGSPTGAKNALRDYTRVLEFDPVTLEIVWQYTPIEAGFIMPVDASRFYSPFISAAQRLPNGNTLITEGSGGRLIEVTQEHELVWEYISPYWGEKMKLNMVYRAYRVPYEWAPQAERSQEVAIKPVDVTTFRMPGASNSRKKETVVDGVWPFQGDGALCVAADEELDK
- the lpdA gene encoding dihydrolipoyl dehydrogenase encodes the protein MHEYDLIVIGGGPGGYVAAARASQLGLTTALVEKEQLGGTCVNWGCIPTKALLRNAEIVHLLSQGRTFGFKYENLTVNYTSAYNRSRQVAKRQGKRVEALLKNRNVSIIRGEGRLISATEVELSTGEKMVGKNIILATGSKPTQIPMFGIDGDNVITSREALDMKELPSSIVIVGAGPIGMEFATVWNRYGAKVTVLEMMPNVLPTEDSEVSLEVKAQFEKNGITIRNDVRVEGIQKTSDGVEVTIAAGDAKEVIKAEKALICTGFSPSTGDLGLEDLGVVMNRRYIEVDQAMRTNIPNIYAIGDITGKLGLAHVASAQGVIAAEAIAGNPTEELVYENIPSCVFGEIEVASVGLTEKQALERGYEVMTVKSPFAPNGKAVALNENLGFVKLVADKNTKKVLGVHMVGSNVPEMIAGPTSLMALGATVAQMAGGVYAHPTMSEAILEGAHSLDGHAIHL
- the gcvH gene encoding glycine cleavage system protein GcvH, whose amino-acid sequence is MSIDKKGLDELTFSDDIQYYKEHTWAKVEGDIIRVGITDFAQSQLGDLIFVELPQAGEAFNKGEVFGQAESAKSVSSLYIPLSGEIKSVNNEVDDSPELVNSNPYDDGWMIMIKPKNLSELSDLLSKDGYISLLKES
- a CDS encoding LysR family transcriptional regulator; the protein is MRIEHLYYLIDIAKTKSITLSAEHLFISQQGLSQAIHKLETDLDVSLFQRCRQGVSLTDAGNIAVEKAKEMILKYEELLHSMEPYSETKSLEITEKLFISATPFISNFLPHVLDLFRKKYPAVNLHIEEQKPNEIVTRLNEGCIEIGLVTLPEYYDYQHLENNSILFEKVHDYTLLACVAKSSPLAKKKLFSIFEIKKQPVVVYNHEPYLEILTHMFGDLSQLNIIVKTNSREIYTKTILHSKAVGITTLPDFNLFNEKSMVTIPIKDSISLDYGWLISRKYPLSPIAENFLEVYKAYLASGDY